One window from the genome of Bubalus kerabau isolate K-KA32 ecotype Philippines breed swamp buffalo chromosome 17, PCC_UOA_SB_1v2, whole genome shotgun sequence encodes:
- the LOC129630712 gene encoding zinc finger protein 665-like — translation MSHVHVIKKLQLKADTDKRQVVFSKNSLLIIHNRIHNEEKPDKFKECGKDFSQRRTRECPQRIHTGEKPCKCNEYGKVFTQKGNHICYHQIIHVGDKLYKCNEYGKLFSRKINLKIHNRIHTGGKLYKFNECGRVFWHRATFSFHQHIHAGERPYKHNECGKDFSQKESLAIHHQRSQSGEKPYKCDECGKAFSRKNFLPIHNRIHTGEKPYQCNDCGKLFRHKNSLASHLSIHTGEKPYKCNECGKAFSRKLALTIHNRNLGREKPYKCNECGKIFSSKRYLTLHNTIHTEEKPYKCKECGKMFGRTSTLSVHKHIHS, via the coding sequence ATGTCTCATGTGCATGTGATCAAGAAATTACAACTAAAAGCAGACACTGATAAAAGACAAGTGGTCTTCAGTAAGAATTCACTACTGATAATTCATAACAGAATCCACAATGAAGAAAAACCTGACAAATTTAAAGAGTGTGGCAAGGACTTTAGTCAAAGAAGAACCCGTGAATGTCCtcagagaattcacactggagagaaaccttgcAAATGTAATGAGTATGGCAAGGTCTTTACTCAAAAAGGAAACCATATATGTTATCATCAAATAATTCATGTAGGAGATAAACTTTACAAATGTAATGAATATGGGAAGCTCTTCAGTAGAAAGATAAACCTTAAGATTCATAATAGAATTCATACTGGAGGGAAACTTTATAAATTTAATGAATGTGGCAGGGTCTTTTGGCATAGAGCCACCTTTTCATTTCATCAGCATATTCATGCTGGAGAGAGACCTTACAAACATAATGAGTGTGGCAAGGACTTTAGTCAAAAAGAAAGCCTTGCAATTCATCATCAAAGAAGTCAGTCTGgggagaaaccttacaaatgtgatgagtgtggcaaggccttcagTAGAAAGAATTTCCTTCCAATTCATAAtagaattcacactggagagaaaccttaccaATGTAATGATTGTGGCAAGCTTTTTCGGCATAAAAACAGCCTTGCAAGCCATCTGAgtattcatactggagagaaaccttacaaatgtaatgaGTGTGGGAAGGCTTTTAGTAGAAAGTTAGCCCTCACAATTCATAATAGAAATCTTGGtagagagaaaccttacaaatgtaatgaGTGTGGGAAGATCTTCAGCAGCAAGAGATACCTTACACTTCATAATACAATTCATACTgaagagaaaccttacaaatgtaaagAGTGTGGCAAGATGTTTGGGCGAACATCCACCCTTTCAGTTCATAAGCACATTCATAGCTGA